The Leucoraja erinacea ecotype New England chromosome 22, Leri_hhj_1, whole genome shotgun sequence genome includes a region encoding these proteins:
- the LOC129708052 gene encoding cadherin-related family member 3-like, with product MSASDEKWLLRNGFRPQGICPADQDPILLLMECYVERWNPPNVINIPDDESAGTIVAKFTATDQDVDDRVFYEFASKHKGFTIDENTGELKLTHRPDYDDTTFPNKQILEIRAFDSNRVHSVTATVTVNIIDINDNAPQCQPTLYNAVLAETDPPGTMVTFLNCWDNDSEAPNNHLTYTLVLDSFS from the exons ATGTCTGCTTCCGATGAGAAGTGGCTCCTGAGAAATGGGTTCAGGCCTCAGGGAATTTGTCCCGCAGATCAAGACCCAATCCTATTGCTGATGGAATGCTACGTTGAAAGATG GAATCCACCTAATGTTATAAACATTCCCGATGATGAGTCTGCAGGGACTATTGTAGCAAAGTTCACAGCAACTGACCAAGATGTGGATGACAGAGTCTTCTATGAATTTGCTAGCAAGCACAAAGGCTTCACCATTGATGAAA ACACAGGAGAACTCAAACTGACCCATCGCCCTGATTATGATGACACCACCTTTCCTAACAAACAGATACTGGAAATTAGAGCATTTGACTCCAACCGGGTCCATTCCGTCACTGCAACAGTAACTGTTAATATTATTGATATTAATGACAATGCCCCTCAGTGCCAGCCAACCCTTTACAA TGCTGTGCTTGCTGAAACAGACCCACCAGGCACCATGGTCACTTTCCTGAACTGCTGGGACAATGATTCAGAAGCACCTAATAATCATCTCACCTACACACTGGTGCTGGATTCCTTttcttag
- the LOC129707786 gene encoding cadherin-related family member 4-like, whose amino-acid sequence MNLLSVATTQSFQFHIPGGVEDPTDYQLLVQVTDEFGGTKAHQLTSTATVVIHVIPWTTTQPTTSTPTTPFTTAVLIRISWYWSPDGWFVALLVLLGASAFTGLYVLAWALLKNHPRYGRFFPKCEKPEKTPGNHITKAGPKRPRSFPPLDEKPNLSDKWTLLPVDSLTGFGQPLDQFDGRTVDEVSGKSYLFNSRTGQRRWVN is encoded by the exons ATGAACCTTCTGTCCGTGGCCACGACGCAAAGCTTCCAGTTCCACATCCCTGGTGGTGTGGAAGATCCAACGGACTATCAATTGTTGGTTCAAGTcactgatgagtttggaggaacCAAAGCACACCAGCTAACCAGCACAGCAACAGTGGTTATACATGTTATCCCATGGACAACAACGCAACCAACCACCAGTACACCAACCACTCCG TTTACCACAGCTGTGCTGATACGGATCTCGTGGTACTGGAGTCCGGATGGTTGGTTTGTGGCCCTGCTGGTTTTATTAGGAGCATCCGCTTTTACAGGACTCTACGTACTGGCGTGGGCTCTCCTCAAGAA TCATCCCAGATATGGCCGGTTCTTTCCGAAATGTGAGAAACCTGAAAAAACACCTGGGAACCACATCACTAAAGCTGGCCCAAAACGACCAAG gagtTTCCCTCCATTGGATGAAAAGCCAAACTTAAGTGACAAATGGACACTACTCCCTGTTGATTCACTGACAGGATTTGGCCAA CCTTTGGATCAGTTTGATGGACGTACTGTAGATGAAG TGTCGGGAAAATCCTATTTATTCAACAGCCGGACTGGGCAGAGAAGATGGGTCAATTAA